The following are from one region of the Plutella xylostella chromosome 21, ilPluXylo3.1, whole genome shotgun sequence genome:
- the LOC119693140 gene encoding mitochondrial import inner membrane translocase subunit Tim29: protein MLRSLKNGSVVVTKLQNRVKFPERFKGTIVEKWADYWKNLFIDYRQMLQDLRTDIQDDPKKAFLWTTGLTTAFLLARNNPTERDFKDSLKMIANEVILVSDDCRNPASIEHVRYLDTCYNEGLIHYRSLGIASVMYVSDYNNSCSIYKSQCSHLQPTYFGYLSRIVDVGFMGRWWNIFKKTANYDVNV, encoded by the coding sequence ATGCTCAGAAGCCTCAAGAATGGATCAGTGGTTGTTACTAAGTTACAAAATCGAGTAAAGTTTCCTGAACGTTTCAAAGGGACTATAGTAGAAAAATGGGCTGATTACtggaaaaacttatttattgacTATCGCCAAATGCTACAGGATCTAAGAACAGATATACAGGATGACCCGAAGAAAGCTTTCCTTTGGACTACCGGCCTCACCACCGCCTTCCTGTTGGCTCGCAACAATCCcacagaaagggactttaaagATTCCCTTAAAATGATTGCAAACGAAGTAATACTAGTTAGCGACGATTGCCGCAACCCAGCTTCTATAGAACATGTCAGGTACCTGGACACATGCTACAATGAAGGTCTCATACATTATAGAAGTTTAGGTATAGCATCTGTAATGTATGTAAGTGATTACAATAATTCTTGTTCTATTTACAAATCCCAATGCTCACATCTCCAACCCACATACTTTGGATATTTGTCAAGGATTGTAGATGTTGGATTCATGGGACGATGGTGGAATATATTCAAGAAAACAGCTAACTATGATGTTAATGTTTAG
- the LOC119693215 gene encoding uncharacterized protein CG13380 codes for MESITPVVAAAAGKVYIKASTRVGRGVPEINSEYEKKCSCRRDKTIVFCRACGYYCNGRIRIPCSVHPRVTFLLDISECPRCHSAVFLDEHH; via the exons ATGGAATCCATCACTCCGGTAGTGGCTGCAGCAGCCGGCAAAGTCTACATCAAGGCTTCCACGCGCGTGGGGCGAGGGGTTCCTGAGATCAACAGTGAATACGAGAAGAAGTGCTCCTGCCGCCGAGACAAGACCATCGTGTTCTGCCGCGCTTGCGGATACTATTGCAACGGCCGCATTCGCATCCCATGCTCGGTGCACCCACGC GTTACATTTCTGCTGGACATCTCGGAGTGCCCGCGGTGCCACTCCGCTGTGTTCCTGGATGAACATCACTAA
- the LOC119693214 gene encoding probable 39S ribosomal protein L23, mitochondrial: MSTRWYPIYQRGNPQLRVFLPNFWMKLIRPEQKQPPNIVQFHCSMEMTKMDIKNYLEKIYNVPAVHVRTRIALGKFRKEPGKGYVIKDDDRKYAYVTLPKTMKFEFPEGLCGDKNDDENEDLKSLDEAKKSFQTFIDRNKNRSDVPSWFSI, translated from the exons ATGTCCACACGTTG GTACCCTATTTACCAACGGGGCAACCCCCAGCTAAGAGTGTTTTTACCAAACTTTTGGATGAAATTGATACGTCCTGAGCAGAAGCAACCACCAAATATAGTACAGTTCCATTGCTCAATGGAAATGACTAAAATGGATATCAAAAACTATCTAGAAAAGATATACAATGTTCCTGCTGTGCATGTAAGAACAAGGATTGCACTTGGAAAGTTCCGCAAGGAGCCTGGTAAAGGCTATGTTATTAAAGATGATGACCGCAAATATGCCTATGTGACTTTG CCCAAAACCATGAAATTTGAGTTCCCCGAGGGCTTATGTGGTGATAAGAATGATGATGAAAACGAGGACTTGAAATCTTTGGATGAAGCCAAGAAGAGCTTTCAAACCTTTATTGATCGCAACAAGAATAGATCAGATGTGCCCAGTTGGTTTTCAATTTAG